A single genomic interval of Camelus bactrianus isolate YW-2024 breed Bactrian camel chromosome 15, ASM4877302v1, whole genome shotgun sequence harbors:
- the CMPK2 gene encoding UMP-CMP kinase 2, mitochondrial, whose product MAFGCRPRAPLLLARLLGLRRGACARAMAPPPRCLALELPGCILAHFAVGVEAPGARPDPRVAALLGPPGRSFSLSVPVAPGGDCAARVRAARLHQRLLHQLRRGPFQLCQLRRLLCYRPGGEAGDLQHGFLLHDPRDSPDTRRALLALLDAYPEAPRPRLAEFVGDPLSQVWRRPWELRDGQGWRQVGRERVVPAPEPELHPVVPDLPSSGVFPHREAARAVLEACTSFIPEAQAVLDLVDQCPEQVQKGRFPIIVIEGLDATGKTTVTQSVSDSLKAVLLKSPPSCISQWRKIFDDEPNIIRRAFYSLGNYIVASEIAEESTTSPVIVDRYWHSTATYAIATEVSGGLQHLPPAHHPIYQWPRDLLKPDLVLLLTVSPEERMQRLEGRGMERTREEAELETNNIFRQKVEVSYQRMENPGCHVVDASASREEVLQMVLRIIRNHCSAL is encoded by the exons ATGGCCTTTGGCTGCCGCCCGCGCGCCCCGCTGCTGCTCGCTCGTCTCCTGGGACTGCGGCGCGGGGCCTGCGCTCGGGCCatggcgccgccgccgcgctgcTTGGCGCTGGAGCTGCCCGGCTGCATCCTGGCTCACTTCGCCGTCGGCGTCGAGGCCCCGGGCGCGCGCCCCGACCCCCGTGTGGCCGCGCTCCTGGGCCCCCCGGGCCGCAGCTTCTCGCTGAGCGTGCCGGTGGCGCCGGGCGGGGACTGCGCGGCCCGGGTGCGCGCGGCCCGGCTGCACCAGCGCCTGCTGCACCAGCTGCGCCGCGGCCCCTTCCAGCTGTGCCAGCTGCGCAGGCTGCTGTGCTACCGCCCGGGCGGCGAGGCGGGCGACCTGCAGCACGGCTTCCTGCTCCACGACCCGCGCGACAGCCCCGACACCCGGCGCGCGCTGCTGGCGCTGCTGGACGCCTACCCCGAGGCCCCGCGCCCGCGCCTGGCCGAGTTCGTGGGCGACCCGCTCAGCCAAGTGTGGCGGCGCCCGTGGGAGCTGCGGGACGGCCAggggtggcggcaggtgggccgCGAGCGCGTCGTGCCAGCGCCAGAGCCCGAGCTGCACCCGGTGGTGCCCGACCTGCCCAGCTCCGGGGTCTTCCCCCACCGGGAGGCCGCCCGCGCCGTTTTGGAGGCG TGTacatccttcattcctgaagCCCAAGCGGTGCTTGATCTGGTTGACCAGTGCCCAGAGCAGGTCCAGAAGGGAAGGTTCCCCATTATTGTCATTGAAGGACTGGATGCCACAG GTAAAACCACGGTGACCCAGTCAGTTTCAGATTCACTCAAGGCTGTTCTTTTAAAGTCACCACCCTCTTGTATCAGCCAGTGGAGGAAAATTTTTGATGATGAACCAAATATCATTAGAAGAGCCTTTTACTCTTTGGGCAATTATATCGTGGCTTCTGAAATAGCTGAAGAATCTACCACATCGCCTGTGATTGTGGACAG GTACTGGCACAGCACGGCCACCTATGCCATAGCCACCGAGGTGAGCGGGGGCCTCCAGCACCTGCCCCCCGCCCATCACCCGATATACCAGTGGCCCAGGGACTTGCTCAAGCCCGACCTGGTGCTGCTGCTCACGGTGAGCCCCGAGGAGAGGATGCAGAGGCTCGAGGGCCGGGGCATGGAGCGGACCAGAGAGGAGGCGGAACTGGAGACCAACAACATATTTCGTCAAAA GGTCGAGGTGTCCTACCAGCGGATGGAGAACCCTGGCTGCCACGTGGTTGACGCCAGCGCCTCAAGAGAGGAGGTCCTCCAGATGGTTTTACGCATAATCCGTAATCATTGTAGTGCGTTGTAG